Within Treponema primitia ZAS-1, the genomic segment TTCGCAAAGAGCAGATCGTCCTTTGGGTCATCGAAGTAGCCAAAGGAAATATAGAGATTCAGCGCCAGATCAAAGGCATTAGGCTGCTTAAACACACGAACATCCTGCTGGATAAATTCGATATCCAGCTTTTCATAGGCCGCATCTTCCCTTCCGGTATTAAGGTATGTTTCTGTAATATCAACGCCGGTAACAGAGAAGCCCCGGCGGGCCAATTCCAGGGCTATCCTGCCGAACCCGCAGCAAAGATCCAGGACTTTTGGCCCCCCAGGATCAGCAGTATTGTTGTACAGATCCAGGCGCGCTATCCCCGTAACGCCGTCTGCTACCAGCGGTACTTCGTCCCAGCGCTTCCGGTCAAACATGATGGGGCCGTAGTTTTCCCAGAAATGTATATCCTCAAACCATTCCGGCATTCTTTACTGGACCTCGATTTTTTTTACTGCCTTTGAAGAAAGCCGTATCCCCCCGGCCTTGAGTCCCCGAACCGCGTAATTATGGGCCTTAAAGTTTTCCGTAAGCACCTTGAGCCGGGGTTTGGGAGTATAATGGAGGGTGAACATAAATTTTTGACGTGTATCAATATGCAGTACCACTGCGCCCTCCGGTACCAGGGAGTAATCCTTGTTCATGATCCACCCTTCTATGACACAGCGTTTTATAAAGGGATGGCCGCTTTCCGCTTCCTTATAAATAACGGTGAACACCGTTGCGGCGAGCAGCTCTTTTTCCGCTACGCTGATCCACCAGGCCTTAGGCCCTATAAAGGTCTTTTCCGGGAGATCCGTAACAGACCAGGCGCCGTTATTTCTGAGGGTGAGGATACGATCAAAGGGTGATACCTCCGCTGCGATTTCTCCTGAAACGGTGGTTCCAAGATAGCCCGTCTCCCGGTCGTATTTAAGCTCCAGGTCCTTCTTAACCACTTCCTTTACATCGACTTTGTCAAATTTAATAAGTTCAGTTTTACGGGCGCCCTTGCCAAGATCCTCATTAGCCTTTACCTTGGCAATGATGCTGTCAAGAAAACTTAAAGCATAGGCGGTAATATTTTTAAGATGATGGTTAATTTCTTTTATACGCGCCTGGATCTCCGCCATCTCCGCCCGGGCCTTGTTGATATCGTAGAGGGATATGCGGCGTATGGGGATGCGCAGCAGGTGTTCCACATCCTCGGGGCTGACCCCACGGGAACCTATTTCCTTAAGGAAGGGTTTAAAACCATCTACCACCGCCTTCTGTACCCCCTCGGCGGTCTTCATTTTCTCGATGCCCTTGTATATCCGTTCCTCAATAAAGATGCGTTCCAGGGTACGTAGGTGGAGCTTATCCTGGAGTTCTTTCTTCTCCAGTTCCAGTTCCTGGGTAAGCACCTTTACTAACTGTTTAGCGTGGCTCTTGATTATCGCGGTAACGGTAGTTACCACCGGGTAGTTGTCCTTGATAACCAGAAGGTTTACCGATATGGACTGCTCGCATTCGGTAAAGGCAAAAAGGGCGTTCACCGTTTCTTCGGAATAAACCCCCCGGGCCAGCTTAACCTCGATCTCCACATTTTCGGTGGTAAAATCGTTGATGGACTGAATTTTTATCCGGCCCGCCTTCGCGGCGGTCTCCACACTGTTAATTAAACTTTCTGTGGTGGAACCGAAGGGCAGTTCCCGTATGACGATCCGCTTGGGATCCGATGTATCCAGCTTGGCCCGGACCAGGACTCTGCCGTTTCCGTCCTTGTAGTCCGACACGTCCACTAAACCCCCGGTGGGGAAATCCGGGAACAGCTGAAAACTTTTTCCGGAAAGGCAGGCCTTCTCCGCCTCTAATACCTCAATAATATTGTGGGGCAGTATCTTTGTGGACATCCCCACGGCGATCCCCTCGGCCCCCATGACCAGGACCACCGGGATCTTGGCGGGATACGCCACAGGTTCCC encodes:
- a CDS encoding class I SAM-dependent methyltransferase, whose amino-acid sequence is MPEWFEDIHFWENYGPIMFDRKRWDEVPLVADGVTGIARLDLYNNTADPGGPKVLDLCCGFGRIALELARRGFSVTGVDITETYLNTGREDAAYEKLDIEFIQQDVRVFKQPNAFDLALNLYISFGYFDDPKDDLLFAKNARESLKPGGSFIIETLGKEIAVRDFVETEWFERAGYTVLTEYAPVDSWAGLKNRWILIKNGERIEKTFIQRLYSAAELRQLLFDAGFRAVELYGSWEEAPYDHRAEMLIAVGRK
- a CDS encoding DNA topoisomerase IV subunit A, which translates into the protein MAYVKNLFDRNFLEYASYVIKDRAIPDLEDGLKPVQRRIIHTLFEMDDGKYHKVANVVGACMKYHPHGDASIGSALVVLANKDFFIDRQGNFGNIYTGDEASAARYIECRITSLAKDIFYNPKLTPWVDSYDGRNREPVAYPAKIPVVLVMGAEGIAVGMSTKILPHNIIEVLEAEKACLSGKSFQLFPDFPTGGLVDVSDYKDGNGRVLVRAKLDTSDPKRIVIRELPFGSTTESLINSVETAAKAGRIKIQSINDFTTENVEIEVKLARGVYSEETVNALFAFTECEQSISVNLLVIKDNYPVVTTVTAIIKSHAKQLVKVLTQELELEKKELQDKLHLRTLERIFIEERIYKGIEKMKTAEGVQKAVVDGFKPFLKEIGSRGVSPEDVEHLLRIPIRRISLYDINKARAEMAEIQARIKEINHHLKNITAYALSFLDSIIAKVKANEDLGKGARKTELIKFDKVDVKEVVKKDLELKYDRETGYLGTTVSGEIAAEVSPFDRILTLRNNGAWSVTDLPEKTFIGPKAWWISVAEKELLAATVFTVIYKEAESGHPFIKRCVIEGWIMNKDYSLVPEGAVVLHIDTRQKFMFTLHYTPKPRLKVLTENFKAHNYAVRGLKAGGIRLSSKAVKKIEVQ